Genomic window (Oryza sativa Japonica Group chromosome 3, ASM3414082v1):
cggcggagcaagaTTCTTGTGGCCGCTGCTGAAGATAGGAGAGAGAGGTatggcctgttcactttgatgccaaaaaaaaccttaccaaattttggcattaccaaaatttttgccaaaattttggcaggatttcttatatagttaccaaaatttggcagcaaactaaatatagtcactttttggtaactttatcaaaatttggtaatgttaaaaataacatcaaagtgaacaggcccgtaAAAGATAgatgagagatagagagaggtaGAAGATGAGGGTATTTTTATCCAATACATATAAAATACGCATCTTAGTGGCATCTTTAAGATTGTAAACAAATAGTATAGTAGTGGCATCGTTACAAATACACAAATAGTAATGGTATATTTCAAAGCATATACCTAATTAacccttttttttagaaaattggaaccatgccattataattttgcaaaatttgagatatgccatcctgacccacatgtcatttactcatgtgggtcctacatgtcattgagatactgATGGCATAtgtcaaactttgcaaaattataatggcatggttccaatttaccttcttctttttttttagaagttCCAGTGTTGCAGCCAAGTCGGAAGTCGCCATtcgtcttctctctctctctctccgcgccGGCAaagcggccggtggcggcgccgacgagtCAGCAAGCGGCAGCGCGGAAGTCGACGGCCGCGAGAGTgggaggcggccggtcggtgatcGAGTGCGGAAGTCTTGGTGAAGGCCCACCGCGTCGCGTCCGTGTCCTCCTcgagccgcgtcgtcgtcgacctcctTCAATTCCCTCATGGCTCGCAACAAGGTAACCTCGCTCGCTCGTTCGCACCTCCTCGTCCTCCATGATTTGCACTCCAACTCCAACGCCACCCTTCCTAAACCCTATCTAtaccctcctcctccgtccccttcaaataaaataaaggttTTATCCCCCCATTCCTAGGGTTTTTGGGACAGTAATAATTTACTTCGCATTCGATTGTTGTGATTTAGTATCTATTTACATCCATCTTCACATTAACCTATCTGCATTCCTCTCCTTCCGCTGCACCATGCACTTGTTGTTAGGAAGTATCCTGATTTTACATTTTCGACTTGCACACCGTGATACCAAAatctaatgaaaaaaaaaataaaaaccagaAATCAAACCCATGATACTGATCCCCCCCCCCCGTCCCTGTGATTCTGCGTGtttgacaaaaataaaaagagaagaaaaaaccaaTATGCAAGACCATTTCTGGTAGCACTTTTTATTGCCAatcaattatattttttttaatgtaggAAGCATTGGTTTTGCTATTGGATGTTGGCCCATCCATGCATGGCGTTCTGCAAGAAGTTGAGAATATCTGCTCCACCCTTGTGCATAAGAAGGCAAGCACACACTATTTCCATTTTAACTTCCCAGATGCAAATGCTACTACCTGGCCACCTGCAATTCATCATAACTTGTAACCAATCAGCCTCAAGCTAACCCCCCTGCCTTTTCCCCCCTCTCTGCAGCTAGTTTATAATAGGAGTGATGAGATCGGTGTTGTCCTTTTTGGAACTAAAGGTATTGTTGCAAGCAAATGTTTAACTAAAATTTTGTTTGCACTTCAAATGTTCTGTGTTGTTTTTTATTAGCTTCATTGAACAAGCATATATGATTCACAATGGAAAAGGATAAAGACATAGTTATATTAAACAAGTATGTGATTAACAACAGTGAAGGATCAGACAAGTTAATGTTTCTTCTCTCACACATCTAGTCTAGTTAAACACTTCTTCTCAAGTTGCTATGAACGATAGATCTACTTAGACACCAACGTTTGcattgttttgctgcaaatttgAGAACCATGCATGAACATTGTTTGGGTCACATATTTCTTGCTTCAAAAGTTCCTTGGGCTGCTTGATTTATGTTTATATGTGCAGAAACAAGCAACGAACTCGCCAAGGAGCTTGGGGGCTATAAGCATGTGGTGGTTGCTCGTGATATTAAAGTTGTTGATGAAGAAACAACAAATGCTCTGCAAAACCTTCCAAGGGGAACTTCCCCTGGTGACTGTATCCACAAGTAGCACTGTATGCTGATGTTTGGTTTATAGTTATTGTTAACTAGACATCCGTTACTAGATTTGCCATAACTACTACTATCAGCACACGACACCTATTTGATCTTTCATTTTATGAggcattttttttgtcttgcCCTGCTGCCTGCATTTGCATGTTGCTAGATCATATCTATGGTGTAGGAGCTCAAATTAGTATTTCTCAGTCCATTATCCTTAAGTGTTTGCATTTTGGGGGACTTCTTTGTTGTGATACTGCCATCCATATTCAGCATCCGGCTCTTCATATAGTAGCTCCTGCTTATGGATTTGTGCTTgtttcatcttcttttttttccctgtctTTAAGTCATATAGTTTCTTTGTTTTACATCATAATAGCGTTGTTTGAACTTGCTCTGTACTCTTCTCGAGTTTGATCGGAATCAGATACTGGAATTCCTTGACTAAGGCAAGTTTTGGATGCTATTGTTGTTGGTTTGGATATGCTGATAAGAAAATTTGGAAATATCAAAGGAAAACAGCGTATGTGTCTAGTCACTGATGCACAACATCCATTAAGAGATCCACCCCAAGGGACAAAAAAGGATCAGGTGGACACTATTGCAGACCAGATGAAAAGACACGAAATCAAGATGGACTGCATTATTTTCAGAGAATCTGGAGTTCGTCACAATGCTGTAATGGATGAAAACGACCAATTATTATACCACTTCAGAGAGAGGTCAGTAACAAAGGTAGTTCATGTTGACAGCCCAACGTCACTCTTAGGTGCTCTCAGGACTAGAAATGTACTTCCAGTTACTGTCTTCAGGGGAGACTTGGAAGTGAGCTCTAGCTTTAAAATAAAGGTGGGGTGTTGTTTTCTTAAATTCatgtaatgttttttttttcagttagaGAAATTTATATTAATTCTGGTTCAGTTTGCAATTTGGTCTGACGTCTTTGTGAACAGGTGTGGGTCTATAAGAAAACATCTGAGGAGAAATTCCCCACTTTGAAGAAGTATTCTGATAAGGCTCCTGCAAGTGATAAATTTGCATCTCATGAAGTCAAAGTGGATTATGAGTACAAAAGTGTTCTAGAACCAGACACAGTCGTTCCACCAGATCAAAGAATTAAAGGATATCTTTATGGTCCACAAGTTGTTCCTATATCATCCGCTGAATGGGAAGCTGTCAAGTTCAAACCTGAGAAAGGTGTGAAGCTTCTAGGTTTTACAGATAGATCCAGCATATCTCGGTAACCCATATCCTTCAACCTTTTATTTGGAATAAGATTATGTTCTTTGGACCTTGTGGTCTTGTATTCACTGATGCCATTTCTACATttaatttcatgattatttcaagTTGTTTGAGGTAACTTGTTTGAAGACATAGCAAACCAATCCATGTGAACATTCAAGCATGAATAGTTAGTTTATGTACTTTATATCATTGGAGATTGAGCTGATACTATGAAACAAaacattataaaataaattcttGCTCTAGCTGATTACCTGATCCTTGCAATTATGCCTAATATAAATGTTTAAAGAGTACATGTTTCGTGTTATGTGGTGTTGCATTTGAGTTTAAGCTGTAGGTTATCATTTATCATGTTATAAAACCCCTTGGGATGAATATGTTGCAAGCTGGAATTGGTGAATGGTTTATGCATGAAAACAATACATGAATGCAGTGCTCTGATTCGATCAATCAATCATAAATCCTTGCACGTAAAGTTTATGTTTTTATGTATAGATTACAGAACTCAGATCTGTACTGGGTCAAACTTCTGTTTATCCCTAAGGACTGCCAGGGGGTTCAGCTTATACAAAAGCTAATATAAAATTTCTTTTCTGAAAGTATCTCATTTCCAAAATTTGTAAAGATAAATTGCTGTAAACATGTTTATAAGTTTAATATTAAATGTCTTTACTATATTGCAGTTTTAAGACCAGATGTTAGTAACGGTGACACAGTCCACCTTTTTTACTTTAACAGGCACTATTTTATGAAAGATGTGTTCTCCTTTGTTCCGGAACCAGGAAACACAAAAGCAGTTGCTGCCGTTTCTGCCTTAGCTAGAGCAATGAGTGAAATGAACAAGGTTGCAATTTTACGATGCGTGTGGAGGCAAGGTCAAGGGAATGTTGCTTTGGGTGTATTGACACCAAACATATCATCAGCAAAAAATGTTGTATGTACTTTATTTACTCACACCTTATACCTGTAGGATTCGTCTGATGATTGCATATGTTCaagcaattctttttttttccttttccctgcAGCTGGATTCCTTTTACTTCAATATACTTCCATTTGCTGAGGACATCAGAGAGTTTCAGTTTCGGTCCTTCAGCAGCCTGCCATCATCATCTCAGCCTACCAAGGAACAGCAGGAAGCTGCAGATAACCTGGTAAAGATGTTAGATCTTGCACCACCTGGAAGGGAAGAGATCCTTAAGCCTGATTTCACTCCGAATCCCATGTTGGAGGTGCTATTCTTCCTTCAGAATATTGCTATTTATCAAAACCAATTTAGATAttctgatatttttttctcatattatATACCTTAAGctatttttcctcttcttttcacTTTTTCATTGGAGTATGCTCTGCAAAGGTTCTTGTATGTATTTGTTTTGCTTCTAAGTTTACTAATAGGTTCTAGATCACTTGACATTTTTCTTTTAATGCTCCTTTTGTGCATATTCTTTATTCTGTTGACTAAGGTTCACTTGCCACTTCCCCCTTTAGAGATTCTACAGGTACCTTGATCTCAAGTCAAAGCAGCCGGATGCAAATGTCCCACCCCTCGACAAATGTCTAAAGAAGATAACTGAACCTGATCCTGATGTCATTGATTATCAAGCACcgctaataaaaaaattaggcAATGTATTTGAGCTGAAGGAGAACCCCAAGGTTAGAAATATTGCTAACGTATTTGTGTTATTGACTTGATACTGTAATTTTGGGGAACCATAAATCTGTTTGGACTGATCACAGAAAAAGAAAGCACGGACACAGGACAGATTGACTTATACTGGCGCAGACGATCAGGCTAAATTATTAGAAGAACCTTCTGCAGAGAAGGTT
Coding sequences:
- the LOC9267125 gene encoding ATP-dependent DNA helicase 2 subunit KU80 isoform X1, whose translation is MARNKEALVLLLDVGPSMHGVLQEVENICSTLVHKKLVYNRSDEIGVVLFGTKETSNELAKELGGYKHVVVARDIKVVDEETTNALQNLPRGTSPGDFLDAIVVGLDMLIRKFGNIKGKQRMCLVTDAQHPLRDPPQGTKKDQVDTIADQMKRHEIKMDCIIFRESGVRHNAVMDENDQLLYHFRERSVTKVVHVDSPTSLLGALRTRNVLPVTVFRGDLEVSSSFKIKVWVYKKTSEEKFPTLKKYSDKAPASDKFASHEVKVDYEYKSVLEPDTVVPPDQRIKGYLYGPQVVPISSAEWEAVKFKPEKGVKLLGFTDRSSISRHYFMKDVFSFVPEPGNTKAVAAVSALARAMSEMNKVAILRCVWRQGQGNVALGVLTPNISSAKNVLDSFYFNILPFAEDIREFQFRSFSSLPSSSQPTKEQQEAADNLVKMLDLAPPGREEILKPDFTPNPMLERFYRYLDLKSKQPDANVPPLDKCLKKITEPDPDVIDYQAPLIKKLGNVFELKENPKKKKARTQDRLTYTGADDQAKLLEEPSAEKVGVSEALYPPKKKAGEIGDHNPVQDFEAMLTQRSSSTWVQTAIEEMQKYITALIQDSCDRDNHQKALECLVALRKACIIEQLLSSKKASLISKEEAPDSDVTEEMARNFCLKPEPSSQ
- the LOC9267125 gene encoding ATP-dependent DNA helicase 2 subunit KU80, whose protein sequence is MARNKEALVLLLDVGPSMHGVLQEVENICSTLVHKKLVYNRSDEIGVVLFGTKETSNELAKELGGYKHVVVARDIKVVDEETTNALQNLPRGTSPGDFLDAIVVGLDMLIRKFGNIKGKQRMCLVTDAQHPLRDPPQGTKKDQVDTIADQMKRHEIKMDCIIFRESGVRHNAVMDENDQLLYHFRERSVTKVVHVDSPTSLLGALRTRNVLPVTVFRGDLEVSSSFKIKVWVYKKTSEEKFPTLKKYSDKAPASDKFASHEVKVDYEYKSVLEPDTVVPPDQRIKGYLYGPQVVPISSAEWEAVKFKPEKGVKLLGFTDRSSISRHYFMKDVFSFVPEPGNTKAVAAVSALARAMSEMNKVAILRCVWRQGQGNVALGVLTPNISSAKNVLDSFYFNILPFAEDIREFQFRSFSSLPSSSQPTKEQQEAADNLVKMLDLAPPGREEILKPDFTPNPMLERFYRYLDLKSKQPDANVPPLDKCLKKITEPDPDVIDYQAPLIKKLGNVFELKENPKKKKARTQDRLTYTGADDQAKLLEEPSAEKVGVSEALYPPKKKAGEIGDHNPVQDFEAMLTQRSSSTWVQTAIEEMQKYITALIQDSCDRDNHQKALECLVALRKACIIEQEPNEYNGFVTKLCQKFRPAGDKIFLQLLSSKKASLISKEEAPDSDVTEEMARNFCLKPEPSSQ
- the LOC9267125 gene encoding ATP-dependent DNA helicase 2 subunit KU80 isoform X2 produces the protein MLIRKFGNIKGKQRMCLVTDAQHPLRDPPQGTKKDQVDTIADQMKRHEIKMDCIIFRESGVRHNAVMDENDQLLYHFRERSVTKVVHVDSPTSLLGALRTRNVLPVTVFRGDLEVSSSFKIKVWVYKKTSEEKFPTLKKYSDKAPASDKFASHEVKVDYEYKSVLEPDTVVPPDQRIKGYLYGPQVVPISSAEWEAVKFKPEKGVKLLGFTDRSSISRHYFMKDVFSFVPEPGNTKAVAAVSALARAMSEMNKVAILRCVWRQGQGNVALGVLTPNISSAKNVLDSFYFNILPFAEDIREFQFRSFSSLPSSSQPTKEQQEAADNLVKMLDLAPPGREEILKPDFTPNPMLERFYRYLDLKSKQPDANVPPLDKCLKKITEPDPDVIDYQAPLIKKLGNVFELKENPKKKKARTQDRLTYTGADDQAKLLEEPSAEKVGVSEALYPPKKKAGEIGDHNPVQDFEAMLTQRSSSTWVQTAIEEMQKYITALIQDSCDRDNHQKALECLVALRKACIIEQEPNEYNGFVTKLCQKFRPAGDKIFLQLLSSKKASLISKEEAPDSDVTEEMARNFCLKPEPSSQ